Proteins found in one Zea mays cultivar B73 chromosome 1, Zm-B73-REFERENCE-NAM-5.0, whole genome shotgun sequence genomic segment:
- the LOC100217270 gene encoding 1-aminocyclopropane-1-carboxylate synthase 1, whose amino-acid sequence MVSMIADEKPQPQLLSKKAACNSHGQDSSYFLGWEEYEKNPYDPVANPGGIIQMGLAENQLSFDLLEAWLEANPDALGLRRGGASVFRELALFQDYHGMPAFKNALARFMSEQRGYRVTFDPSNIVLTAGATSANEALMFCLADHGDAFLIPTPYYPGFDRDLKWRTGAEIVPVHCTSGNGFRLTRAALDDAYRRAQKLRLRVKGVLITNPSNPLGTTSPRADLEMLVDFVAAKGIHLVSDEIYSGTVFADPGFVSVLEVVAARAATDDGVVGVGPLSDRVHVVYSLSKDLGLPGFRVGAIYSSNAGVVSAATKMSSFGLVSSQTQHLLASLLGDRDFTRRYIAENTRRIRERREQLAEGLAAVGIECLESNAGLFCWVNMRRLMRSRSFEGEMELWKKVVFEVGLNISPGSSCHCREPGWFRVCFANMSAKTLDVALQRLGAFAEAATAGRRVLAPARSISLPVRFSWANRLTPGSAADRKAER is encoded by the exons ATGGTGAGCATGATCGCCGAcgagaagccgcagccgcagctgCTGTCCAAGAAGGCCGCCTGCAACAGCCACGGCCAGGACTCGTCCTACTTCCTGGGGTGGGAGGAGTATGAGAAAAACCCATACGACCCCGTCGCCAACCCCGGCGGCATCATCCAGATGGGCCTCGCCGAGAACCAGCTGTCCTTCGACCTGCTGGAGGCGTGGCTGGAGGCCAACCCGGACGCGCTCGGCCTCCGCCGGGGAGGCGCCTCTGTATTCCGCGAGCTCGCGCTCTTCCAGGACTACCACGGCATGCCGGCCTTCAAGAAT GCATTGGCGAGGTTCATGTCGGAGCAACGTGGGTACCGGGTGACCTTCGACCCCAGCAACATCGTGCTCACCGCCGGAGCCACCTCGGCCAACGAGGCCCTCATGTTCTGCCTCGCCGACCACGGAGACGCCTTTCTCATCCCCACGCCATACTACCCAGG GTTCGACCGTGACCTCAAGTGGCGCACCGGCGCGGAGATCGTCCCCGTGCACTGCACGAGCGGCAACGGCTTCCGGCTGACGCGCGCCGCGCTGGACGACGCGTACCGGCGCGCGCAGAAGCTGCGGCTGCGCGTCAAGGGCGTGCTCATCACCAACCCTTCCAACCCGCTGGGCACCACGTCGCCGCGCGCCGACCTGGAGATGCTGGTGGACTTCGTGGCCGCCAAGGGCATCCACCTGGTGAGCGACGAGATATACTCGGGCACGGTCTTCGCGGACCCGGGCTTCGTGAGCGTCCTCGAGGTGGTGGCCGCGCGCGCCGCCACGGACGACGGCGTCGTCGGCGTTGGGCCGCTGTCGGACCGCGTGCACGTGGTGTACAGCCTGTCCAAGGACCTGGGCCTCCCGGGGTTCCGCGTGGGCGCCATCTACTCGTCCAACGCCGGCGTGGTCTCCGCGGCCACCAAGATGTCGAGCTTCGGCCTGGTGTCGTCCCAGACGCAGCACCTCCTGGCGTCGCTCCTGGGCGACAGGGACTTCACGCGGAGGTACATCGCGGAGAACACGCGGCGGATCAGGGAGCGGCGCGAGCAGCTGGCGGAGGGCCTGGCGGCCGTGGGCATCGAGTGCCTGGAGAGCAACGCGGGGCTCTTCTGCTGGGTCAACATGCGGCGCCTGATGCGGAGCCGGTCGTTCGAGGGCGAGATGGAGCTGTGGAAGAAGGTGGTCTTCGAGGTGGGGCTCAACATCTCCCCGGGCTCCTCCTGCCACTGCCGGGAGCCCGGCTGGTTCCGCGTCTGCTTCGCCAACATGTCCGCCAAGACGCTCGACGTCGCGCTCCAGCGCCTGGGCGCCTTCGCGGAGGCCGCCACCGCGGGGCGCCGCGTGCTTGCCCCCGCCAGGAGCATCAGCCTCCCGGTCCGCTTCAGCTGGGCTAACCGCCTCACCCCGGGCTCCGCCGCCGACCGGAAGGCCGAGCGGTAG